CATATCTCGGGCGCGGTGGAACAGATCGACCAGGAGTATCACTCCGAGTGCGATACGAAGTGCCGCGAGGGCGCGTGTATCGATCTCGAATCGAGACTGGATCCGGCCGCGAACCGACTCGAGTCGGTCCCTCGGAGAGCGAACGCCATCGGTCGCGGGCTCTTTCTGGTCCGGCGTTAGCTCCCAATCCATGGTTCCCGAGTCACCCCTTGGAGAACTGTGTACCGTTCCCGGCGATCCGTCCTTCCAGCGAAGGAATTCTGTGTCTTGGAGGAAGACATGATACTTCATCTGAATAAGCTCGGCATAAGTTTTGTGTGATCACCAACCATCACTCTCGGTTCGCCACGAGCGTGCTCTTCTCCGCCATATTTCCACCCCTTTTGGACGGATAGCAAACACACGTTCGGAACGTTTTCGAGGTGGTTCGAGAGCGCCAACCGACGGAACGTGTTCGGCCCGGAAGATGTCACCCGGAGAACGATCGAAACGATTATCTCGTCGGTCTTGACATCTGTGAAAGGATGGAACGTTCCGTGCGGTCACGACTCGAGACGCTCGCACGGCGAGTGCAGCGAAACGTCGCCCAGTGTGTGCGGATAGACACGCGGACGCTGGCCGTCTTTCGGGTGTTTGTCGGCCTGCTCATTATTGCGGACGTGCTGTTGCGGGCGCGGAATTTTACGCACTTCTACACCGAGGAGGGCGTCGTCCCGCGGTCGCTTGCGATGGATTTGAGCGCGGACAACGCGTTCTCGTTCTACCACCTGACGACCGATCCGACGCTGATCGCCCTCCTGATGGGGATCCAGATCCTGATCGCCGTCCAGTTGATCGTCGGCTACAAGACCCGGATCGCGACGATCCTCTCGTTCCTGTTCGTCGTCTCGCTGGATCACCACAACCCGCTAGTGTTGAGCTACGCCGACACCCTCTTTCGGCTCCTGCTGTTCTGGGCCATCTTCCTGCCGCTGGGCGAGCGCTGGTCGGTCGACGCCGTCCACGCCGGCCGCGACCCCAGGCCGTCGGTCGCCGGCGTCGCGTCCGCGCTGATCCTCTGCCAGATGGTCTATATGTACTTCCTCAACTGGTACCACAAGTCCGAGAACGAGCTGTGGACCAGCGGGGAGGCGACGCCGCTGATCATGGGGCTCGACGACATGACGTTCCTCCTCGTCGGCTACGCCCGAGAGGTCCCGGTGTTGCTCGAGTTGGGCAGCTACATGTGGTACTATATGCTCATGTTCTCGTGGCTGTTGCTCGTCCTCGTCGGCCGAAAGCGCATGTTCCTCGTCGCGCTGTTCGCGGGCGGTCACGCCTCGTTCATCCTCACGGTTCGCATCGGGGCGTTCCCCTACGTCGCGATGGCCGGCCTGCTCTTGTTCCTGCAGGCGCAGTTCTGGGAC
Above is a window of Natronorubrum tibetense GA33 DNA encoding:
- a CDS encoding HTTM domain-containing protein; translation: MERSVRSRLETLARRVQRNVAQCVRIDTRTLAVFRVFVGLLIIADVLLRARNFTHFYTEEGVVPRSLAMDLSADNAFSFYHLTTDPTLIALLMGIQILIAVQLIVGYKTRIATILSFLFVVSLDHHNPLVLSYADTLFRLLLFWAIFLPLGERWSVDAVHAGRDPRPSVAGVASALILCQMVYMYFLNWYHKSENELWTSGEATPLIMGLDDMTFLLVGYAREVPVLLELGSYMWYYMLMFSWLLLVLVGRKRMFLVALFAGGHASFILTVRIGAFPYVAMAGLLLFLQAQFWDDLQAVAALVDFDVSRLSETQTRLESVAAAVPYPRVSAPSVDQIRTGAYSVTLGVVLGSLVLLSILSYIPAVALIDGNSTPEERVDDVASSFGVDQPNWSVFAPNPRTTDRYYVFPAETADGDRIDVYNDRPLTYERPSDELHTQYDTYRYRFYMNSVRSGGFSDNDVPPILADHLCETWEEEYGVELTHINMYVVYEDITYDTIDDYENRETRTSLLYEHGCGDNEPKEIQPPEF